AGGAATGAGGACACAGGAACCCAGGAATGGGGACACAGGAACTGGGAGTGGGAACACAGGAATCTGGGAACGGGGACacaggaactgggaatgggagcacaggaactgggaatggggacacaTGAACTGATAAGGGGGACGCAGGAACCCGGGAATGGGGACACAGGAACTGGGAAGGAGaaacagggactgggaatgggggaCACAGGAgcctgggaatggggacacagGAACTTGGGAATGGGAACAGAGGAACCCGGGAATGGGCTGGATTTTAGAGCTGCCAGAGTGACCCTGATTATTTTTGTGGTTGAAAGAGCGGAGTCTCCTCGAAGCAGGCCGCTCCTTTCAGGAATAATCCTGGTGGGATCAGACTCTTGACTCAGACATTTTTGCTGGAATCTCTGcattccctggagcagggtgggaagcttggagctgctcccagccctgctccggcAGGAGGATCCGGCTGGCTCCCGGTGACTCTCGTGTCTCCCTTCAGGCGTCTGACTCCAGCTTAAATCAAGAGGATGGACCCCAGGCTTTCCTCTGGTGGTTGCTGGGTAGGTGGGAGCCACTTTTCCGGGATGCTGGCAGGGTTCTTGGAATTCTCTTGGCAAaagcagccctgcctggagcagagagggagaggggctggggccGCTCCGGGTGTTCCTTCAGCACAAGGTGTCACGGAGGAGGCTTTAAAGTCTGGATTTCTGCCTCTACCCTGGGCGTGTTGGCGGCTCtttgggaattctgggattcGTTGTTACCAGCAGCGGCACAAGCTGCATCCCTGGTGTTTTTAAAGAGATCTCTTGGATCCCGATCAAAGCCTGGAGCCGTTATCAGTTTTCCTATCGATCCTGGGCGGTTtcgtgttttgtttttccttctcctgaggGGCAGATTTGGtgagctgaggctgcagggctgtgcttccCTTCCAGGCATTGCCGCCCTCACCTTCGCCCTGCTGATGTCTGCCAGGATGGGGATTTTCCAGGAGACGCTCTACCAGAAATTTGGGAAGCACTCCAAGGAAGCCCTGTTCTACAACGTGAGTTGTCCCTGGGGCTTTCCCTGTTCCCTTCCGCTCCTGGATTGGGCACGGAAAAGGATCCCACGCTGCCAGGGTGGAGCGGCGAGGAGCCTGCTGTGAtccagctgctttccagcagggaatTGGGCTGGATTCCCGTGCCCTGATCCCACCGTGGATTTGTTTCTCCCCTCAGCACGCCTTGCCGCTCCCTGgattcctgctcctggctcccaaCATCTACCAGCACGCCGTGCTCTTCAGCCAGTCCGGTGAGTGCTGTGCCGTGGGATCCGTGCTCCTGGGCCTTCCCATCCTCCGGAAAATCCTCTGGGAAGTTTCCTTCCTGCACGCCGGCATCTTGGGGTGTTCCCAGCCCGTGGAATTTTGAGGGATTTGCAGgaaggagggtggggaggggatgggatggaattcccagagaagctccctggatccctggaagtgtccgaggccaggctggatggggtttggagcaccctgggagagtggaaggggtgtccctgcccatggcaggggctggaatttAAGgaaccattccacgattccgTGACGGAAGCTCGAGTTTCTCACCAATTCCCACACACCAGCCAGATCCAAGAGCAATCCCTGGGAAAAGGAAGGTGGTAGCCCAAAAGTGGGAGCACCAGGACCTAATCCTCGATGAGGGATGTAAACATGGACCTGCTGGGATCTTTTTTTGCTGGTGCTTCCCGGGATTTGCCGTGGGAGCAGAGTGGATTCCTCCAGCGTGAGGGCTCTGACACAGGGGAGCAAGACTCAGCTTTTCTCCTAACATTTTTCctagttttcctttcttccctctggAATTCCAAGCAGAAGGGCTGTGTAGGGCTGCAGGGAGTCCTGGGTCGTGGTTAGtcctgggaagaggagagggatTCCTCCAGCAGTGAGCTCATCCCATCctttttccctgcagagctgttccaggTGCCGGTGATCGGCCTGACCCTGCCAATCATGTGGTTCTACCTCCTCATGAACGTCATCACCCAGTATCCTTTATCCTTTATCCCAGTGGGATAAagcagggagggggctgggaTCCCAAATCCTTGGAGTCGTCCCTGCCTTCGGGAGCTGCTCTTGGTGGAACTCCAAAAATACGGGGAAAGGGAACTTCTGTTCGTTAGGTTCATTGATCCCAAGGGTCTTTTCCGGCCTGGTttgttctgggattctgggactCCTGCTCCATGGAAATGGAGGAGTCTGGAGTATCTGCGGCAGGGATAGGTTCAATGATcccaaaggtcttttccaacccgGTTTATTCTGAGATTCTGGGACTTCTGCTCCATGGAAATGGAGGAGTCTGGACCTTCCCTTGACTCTGTGGCAGGGATAAGTTCAATGATTCcaagggtcttttccagcctggtttgttctgggattttgggggctCGTGCTCCATGGAAATGGAGGAgtctggagcttcccttggctTTGGGGCTCAGTGATCtcaagggtcttttccaacctggtTTGTCCTGGGATTGTGGGACTCCTGCTCCATGGAAATGGAGGAgtctggagcttcccttggctCTGTGGCAGGGATGGGTTCAATGATTccaagggtcttttccaacctggtttattctgggattctggggcTCCTGCTCCAAGGAAATGGAGAAGTCTGGATCTTCTCTTGGCTCTGTGGCAGGGATAAGTTCAATGATTCcaagggtcttttccagcctggtttATTCTAGAATTCCAGGACTCCTGCTCCATGGAAATGGAGGAGTCTGGATCTTCTCTTGGCTCTGTGGCAGGGATTGTCACCCTTTCCCAACACAGTGGGATAACTTGGGATGTCCCTGAGTTTGTCCCGTTCCAGCTGATCCCAGGAGGGGATTCCCCCCACCCACAGCAGGCTGCCCATCTCCCTgcccgttcccattcccagagggaatcccccatctccatccctgccctcccttaACCTCCCGCTCCCAGGTATGTCTGCATCCGCGGCGTCTTCATCCTGACCACGGAGTGCACGTCCCTCACCGTCACCCTGGTGGTGACGCTCCGCAAGTTCGTCAGCCTCATCTTCTCCATCCTCTACTTCCAGAACCCCTTCACGGCCTGGCACTGGCTGGGCACCGCCTTCGTTTTCCTGGGAACGCTGATGTACGCCGAGGTGTGGAACAGCCTCCGGCTCCTCCTGGCCCGCTgccgggggaggaggaggaagggggagtGAATCCAGGGGTTTTTCCGGagtggagcagcagggagctcccCCGCCTCTCCCTCTCTTCCGGGGGGTGTTTTTATAACGGGAGGGCGTTGGCTGTGCCAAGCTCCTGGGAAAACGGGGAGCCTCCGCTGGGAACTTTGGGAACAGATCATGGAGAAACAATCCGCTTATTTTCctgcgttttttttttttttttttaaatcaaccCCTTGTGATTCCAATTTTTCCTcccggtttttttttttcttttccctcgttttttttttttttttattattatttttttggaaTAACcctttttaaggaaaagctgGCCCAGAGCTTTGCTGGGAGCCCAACTTCCGTGCTGTTGGCTTGGGATCGGCCATCCTTTGATTGtcccagtgcctggagctgATGGCTGAGCCCCGTTCCAGTGGGATCCCTGGAATCCCTGTGCTGCGAGGATGTGGGatgcagccccagctggagctcccagtGGATCCCGAGAGGGCTGGGTTTGCTCTCCTGGGTTTCCCGGTTATCCTCGTATTCCCTTGGGATCGGCTTCCCCGTGGTTTTTGTGTCAGCCTGGCTCAGGCTCCCTGTCCCTCAGTGTCACCCCTGGTTGGTTTTCCTGGAGTTTCCCCGCAGTTTTCCTGGAGCAGCACCTTGTTCCCGTGGTGGTTGAGGCATCCGGGAGGGATAAAGGGGGTTTaatagcaaaggaaaaatgatgggaaaaaaagaaatcccaaactGATGGAAAGGCAGCGCCTCCCTCCCAGTCACTCCCTGAGCCACGGCCGCCTTTCCAAAACTTCCCTGATTTTTATCAGCTGTTTGGGATAATCCCCTTCCCAGCTTTCCGTGGCCTCATCCTTGCTGGGAGGCAgagtgggaaaagggaaaggctCCGTGCTGCACTGGGAGCACCGGTTTAGCCCCGACCCCAAATCCCAGtgtgggaaaagggaattcCATCCCGGGCAGAGccagcctggtgctgccaggaccagcagctccatcccgaGATCCcgaaggatttattttttctccccagttccTGTTTTTCCTGAGCCTGAAAAAGCTGGATTTCAAGTGCCATGGgatttttccatggattttgtAGATGGGGAAGCTGACCTGGTGTAGGTCAGGTGTTGTTCCAGCTGCTCGTGGTGGCTCCAGGAAGGGCCCAGAGAGAGGCAGAACCTTCATCCCTGATTTTCATCTTCCCAGCTCTTCTCACGGAGCTCCAGCTGGGACTGGGGAGGTGGGAAGCCCGCAGAAATTTGGGATGAAGGATTTTATGGAGTAGCTGGTGAGGTTCTTCGGGGATCAAACGCGGTGGGGAAACACCGGAGCCGTAACTCAAGGTCCGGGGGTGTTTTATCCAGGGACTGTTTTATCCAGAGACTGTTTTATCCAGGGATTGTTTTATCCAGGGACTGTTATATCCAGGGACTGTTTTATCCAGGGATTGCTGGATCCAAGGactgagcagagctgccacggagctgctcccaggTGTGACACTCTGTGCATTCTCCGGATCACTCCTCCCCTCCAAGACCTGGCACGTTGTCCCCAATTCCCGTGGGACGCGGGAATATTTTTTTGGAGGGATTTGGGcgttccctttttttttttaattattatttttaaccaCGTCCTTTTCACTCCCAACACATCAACCTCAGgttgtttgttgcttttcaggggcatttttttttttttttttaatctaaaactCCCCGGCGTGATCAGTGCGTTCGGAATATTTATGGAGTCACAATACGGAATATTATATATCGCAGGAACGGCAGCGAGGCTGGGAAAGCTCCGGGCAGAAGGGCCTTGTTAgccaaaattaattaaatccaGGTCCCcgctccaggctggggctgctgattaatttggttttagtgtttctgcagagatcagagcacccattTTTTATCCGAGGCCGGAGAAGGGAAGGAGCCCGGCCGCCCTTGGGGTGGCTGGTTGGGATTAGGGTGACgtctgggttggtttttttaaaagtgaaataaaccCGTATCCTCTTCAAAGGGTTTGTTCCTCGTCTCGTGCTTTGCTGGTGGCCGGGAAATTGGTGGAATCGTGGAAttgctgaggttggaaaagccgTCTAAGGTCATCCAGCCattccccgtgtccccaggcgCCGTGTCCTCACGGCTTTGAAatcccccagggatggggactccgCTGTCCCGTTCCGgccctttccatgaggaaattttCCATGAATATCCAATATAAACGACAACGCACCGTTTTTCTTTAATatgagagaaaacaggaaagacTCAGCCGGGCTGGGTGGGGTTCAGGAGAAGACCCCACCGTCAGATCCAGGTTTCCCTAAATCCAGCACTGATGGGAGCAGTTGGGGCGGAGGAAATTTGGGATTTGAGGTCCCCAGGCAAGACGCAAATCCTCGCAAATGTCCAGGTTTGAGGTTCCAGGCAAGACTGGAATCTTCTTCAGAGTCTGAGGGTCTCCAAAAAGACTGAAATCTCAAATCAGAATTTGGGGTTctccaaaacattttaaatcctCGAAACAACAGAATCTGAGGTTCTTCCAAAAGACTTAAATTCTCAAATCAGAATTTAGGGTTCTCCAAAAAAGACTCAAATCCTCAAAACATCAAGAATTTGAGGTTCTCCCCAAAAACTCAAATCCTCCAATCAGAATTTGAGGTTCTCAGAATAGACTGAAATCCTCAAAACATCAAAATCTGAGGTTCTCCAAAAAGATTTGAAATCTCAAACCAGAATTTGAGGTTCtccaaaaaaaatttcctcaaaTCAGAATTTGAGGTTCTGAAAAAAGACTCAAAATTCTCATGGTCTGGAAATTTGAGTCTTCCCAGGCAAGGCTCAAATCTTCATCAGAATCTGAGGTTCTCCAAAAAGACTGAAATCCTCAAAACATCAACAATTTGAGGTTCTCCCAAAAAAGTCAAATCCTCCAATCAGAATTTGAGGTTCTCAGAATAGACTGAAATCCTCAAAACATCAAAATCTGAGGTTCTCCAAAAAGACTCAAATTCTCAAATCAGAATTTGGGGTCCTTCCAGAAGATTCAAATGAGAATTTGAGGTTctcaaaaaaaattcaaatccaCAAACCGTCAAAATCTGAGATTCCCAAAAAGGAGTCAAATCCTCAAAACAGAATTTGAGATTTTCCAAAAAGACTCAAATCCTCAAAATACCAATTCCAGGCTCTCTCAAAATCTCAAAATACTTAAATAAGAATTTCAGGTTCTTCAAAAAGACTCAAATCCTCAAACCATCAGAATTTGAGGTTCTGAAAAAAActttaaatctttaaaacatCAGAATTTGAGGTTCTCCAGGAAGATTCAAATGCTCAAAACATCAGAATTTGAGGTTTTTCCAAAGACTCAGATCCTCAAACCGTTGGAATTTGGGGCTCTCCAAAAAGACTCAAGTCTCCCTCAGAATCCGAGGTACTCCAAAAAGGATTCAGATCCTCAAAACAGAATCCAAGGTTCTCAAAAAAGGATTCAAATCCTCAAAACAGAATCCAAGGTTCTCCAAAAGGATTCAGATCCTCAAAACAGAATCTGAGGTTCTCAAAAAAGGATTCAAATCCTCAAAACAGAATCCAAGGTTCTCCAAAAGGATTCAGATCCTCAAAACAGAATCTGAGGTTCTCCAAAAAGGATTCAAATCCTCAAACCATCTGAATTTGAGGTTTTCCCAAAAAACTCAAATACTTAAATCAGAATTTGAGCTTCTCCAAAGACTCAGATCCTCAAACCATCAGAATCCGAGGTTCTCCAAAAAGACTCAAGTCTCCCTCAGAATCCGAGGTACTCCAAAAAGGATTCAAATCCTCAAAATATCCAAATCCAAGGTTCTCCAAAAGGATTCAAATCCTCAAAGCAGAATCCGAGGTTCTCCAAAAGGATTCAAATCCTCAAACCATCCAAATTTGAGGTTTTCCCAAAAAACTCAAATAGTTAAATCAGAATTTGAGCTTCTCCAAAGAAGACTCAGATCCTCAAACCGTTGGAATTTGAGGCTCTCCAAAAAGACTCAAGTCTCCCTCAGAATTTGAGGTTTTCCAAAAAGGATTCAGATCCTCAAAACAGAATCCGAGGTTCTCCAAAAAGGATTCAAATCCTCAAAACAGAATCCGAGGTTCTCCAAAAGGATTCAGATCCTCAAAACAGAATCTCAGGTTCTCCAAAAAGGATTCAAATCCTCAAACCATCTGAATTTGAGGTTTTCCCAAAAAACTCAAATACTTAAATCAGAATTTGAGCTTCTCCAAAGACTCAGATCCTCAAACCGTTGGAATTTGAGGCTCTCCAAAAAGACTCAAGTCTC
This sequence is a window from Hirundo rustica isolate bHirRus1 chromosome 4, bHirRus1.pri.v3, whole genome shotgun sequence. Protein-coding genes within it:
- the SLC35B4 gene encoding nucleotide sugar transporter SLC35B4; its protein translation is MHPAVAVGLVFGGCCSNVVFLELLAREFPGCGNIVTFSQFLFIAVEGFIFEADFGRKRPAIPIRNYFIMVAMFFTVSVVNNYALNLNIAMPLHMIFRSGSLIASMALGIIILKKRYSVSKYTSIALVSLGIFTCTFMSAKQVASDSSLNQEDGPQAFLWWLLGIAALTFALLMSARMGIFQETLYQKFGKHSKEALFYNHALPLPGFLLLAPNIYQHAVLFSQSELFQVPVIGLTLPIMWFYLLMNVITQYVCIRGVFILTTECTSLTVTLVVTLRKFVSLIFSILYFQNPFTAWHWLGTAFVFLGTLMYAEVWNSLRLLLARCRGRRRKGE